The following are encoded together in the Lactuca sativa cultivar Salinas chromosome 1, Lsat_Salinas_v11, whole genome shotgun sequence genome:
- the LOC111916670 gene encoding mRNA-decapping enzyme-like protein, which translates to MSQNGKLMPNLDQNSTKILNLTVLQRMDPYIEEILITAAHVTFYEFNVDLNQWSRKDVEGSLFVVKRNAQPRFQFIVMNRRNTENLVEDLLGDFEYELQVPYLLYRNPAQEVNGIWFYNPRECEDVANLFTRILGAYSKVPLKPKVNKSEFEELEAVPTSSVIEGPLEPPFTTSSSTDIPEDSSFANFFGNTMNLGHHPSNSVNSIPPYHTSTSIPLHSRVASSPSLNHTPLQMPSFPSSTSGIGIPLHESQDQVNNINNNSTRVTNLIKPLSFFTPSPTPTPTPLMTHSIPPSIPGAPVQPRSHGIPLLQPFPPPTPPPSLTPGSSSSPNYGSFSREKVRDALLMLAQDNQFIDLFHQALQKVHQQ; encoded by the exons ATGTCTCAAAATGGCAAATTGATGCCCAATCTGGATCAAAACAGTACAAAAATCCTTAACCTTACTGTACTTCAGAGAATGGATCCTTACATTGAGGAGATCTTAATCACCGCCGCTCATGTTACCTTTTACGAATTCAACGTTGACCTCAATCAATGG AGTCGAAAGGATGTTGAAGGGTCTCTCTTTGTGGTTAAAAG GAATGCCCAACCAAGGTTTCAATTTATAGTAATGAATCGGCGAAATACAG aAAATCTAGTTGAGGATCTTTTAGGGGATTTTGAGTATGAACTTCAAGTTCCATATCTCCTGTATAGAAATCCTGCTCAAGAGGTCAATGGTATTTGGTTCTACAATCCACGTGAGTGTGAGGATGTTGCAAATCTTTTTACAAG GATACTCGGTGCATATTCAAAGGTCCCTCTCAAACCAAAAGTAAACAAAAG TGAATTTGAGGAACTTGAAGCTGTACCCACATCTTCAGTAATTGAAGGACCACTAGAACCACCATTTACCACTTCAAGCTCCACAGATATCCCTGAAGATTCTTCATTTGCAAACTTCTTTGGT AATACCATGAATCTAGGACACCATCCATCCAACTCAGTCAATTCCATTCCACCATACCACACCTCCACATCAATTCCATTACATTCCCGTGTTGCATCTTCCCCTTCACTCAACCATACGCCACTCCAAATGCCATCCTTTCCTTCATCAACCTCCGGAATCGGAATCCCACTCCATGAAAGTCAAGACCAGgtcaacaacatcaacaataaCAGTACACGTGTCACTAATCTTATCAAACCCCTTTCTTTTTTTACACCCTCTCCAACTCCAACTCCAACTCCGTTGATGACACATTCCATTCCACCATCTATTCCAGGGGCTCCTGTTCAACCGCGTAGCCATGGGATTCCATTGCTCCAACCATTCCCCCCACCCACCCCACCCCCTTCCCTTACCCCTGGTTCCAGTTCTTCTCCAAATTATGGATCATTCAGCAGGGAAAAAGTCCGTGATGCCCTTCTAATGCTTGCCCAG GATAATCAGTTCATTGATTTGTTCCACCAAGCATTACAGAAAGTACACCAACAATGA
- the LOC111916576 gene encoding casparian strip membrane protein 1, which produces MEGESTAVNITETPKERKGKAPLLAPPSSSTIKPIVQKAPKGGYKRGLAVFDVVLRLAGIGAALGAAIAMGSTDQTLPFFTQFFQFKAQFDDLPAFTFFVIANAITAAYLALSIPISIVCIIRPQLVAPRVLLIFLDIVMVALTTSAAGGAASIVYLAHNGNSDANWPAICQQFNDFCQEISGAVVASFLAVVVLMCLIVLSAFSL; this is translated from the exons ATGGAAGGCGAGTCAACCGCAGTCAACATTACCGAGACACCCAAGGAAAGGAAAGGGAAGGCACCACTTTTGGCACCACCATCGTCAAGTACCATCAAACCAATTGTTCAAAAGGCTCCTAAGGGAGGGTACAAAAGAGGGTTAGCTGTATTTGATGTGGTTCTAAGGCTAGCTGGTATCGGAGCTGCTTTAGGAGCTGCGATAGCCATGGGGTCTACAGACCAAACTCTCCCTTTCTTCACTCAGTTTTTCCAATTCAAAGCTCAGTTTGATGATCTACCAGCTTTTAC ATTTTTTGTGATTGCTAATGCCATCACTGCTGCCTACCTAGCCCTCTCGATCCCTATCTCAATTGTATGCATTATTCGTCCTCAATTGGTGGCTCCAAGGGTGCTTCTTATCTTCCTTGACATC GTTATGGTTGCTTTGACAACATCGGCAGCCGGTGGTGCTGCATCCATAGTCTACTTGGCCCATAACGGAAATTCAGATGCAAATTGGCCAGCGATTTGTCAACAATTTAATGATTTTTGTCAGGAAATTAGTGGGGCAGTGGTGGCTTCTTTTCTAGCGGTTGTTGTCCTCATGTGCTTGATCGTTTTATCTGCATTTTCTCTTTAA
- the LOC128127505 gene encoding uncharacterized protein LOC128127505, with protein sequence MQIFPGAIGALDGTLVHAVVPVEQQTCYRGRGKCECYQNVIGICNFDMIFTFVWAGWEGRAHDSKVLKEVAFNPTSRFPFPPPDKYYLCDAACTNTHGFMAPYRNTRKYDIEDELFTNFEQNTIVTHNVGGGGNEGQNIEDIEWGSETVNYMTILRDQIANQLLSNGSR encoded by the exons ATGCAGATATTTCCCGGAGCAATAGGTGCACTAGATGGAACACTTGTACATGCAGTTGTGCCTGTTGAACAACAAACTTGTTATAGGGGAAGAGGAAAATGTGAATGTTATCAAAATGTAATTggaatttgtaattttgatatgatattcacctttgtATGGGCTGGATGGGAGGGTAGAGCACATGATTctaaagttttgaaagaagttgcatttaaCCCAACTTCCAGATTTCCATTCCCTCCACCAG ataaatattacctttgtgatgccGCATGCACCAACACCCATGGATTTATGGCCCCCTACCGCAatactag gaaatacgatattGAAGATGAATTATTTACGAACTTTGAACAAAACACTATTGTTACTCATAATGTGGGTGGTGGAGGAAATGAGGGTCAAAACATAGAAGACATAGAATGGGGTTCAGAAACCGTTAACTATATGACTATTTTGCGTGACCAAATTGCTAATCAGTTACTTTCAAATGGTTCACGTTAA
- the LOC128133601 gene encoding uncharacterized protein LOC128133601 isoform X2 — MTDKRIRVSWKSELVDKTFLEACIQELTSNGREGSGLKASSWVVVAEKLKTYHNFIVDKKQMKNRYDYLKAKYTVWLKLKNKTGNIYNPVTNSFNMINEEWEAEVKLNKYVDKLRNAPLPCPELCTQLFDGATSTGVHNWGPSSTLPHPNETFSTHDFEDIEMDEPAPHADTPSSTVPQPTSEESSGRTKNKGGKRNGPKETTLDDELKEVGKEIIKAAQAFTEANNLDKEMDACMAQLTSLEWGEYDLKYTTAFMLFAESAGNRKIWLRLNLSTCESWVTNAGRKFGLVG; from the exons ATGACAGATAAAAGAATTAGGGTTAGTTGGAAGTCGGAATTGGTGGACAAAACTTTTTTGGAAGCATGTATACAAGAATTAACAAGCAATGGTCGGGAGGGTAGTGGACTAAAAGCAAGCTCATGGGTTGTGGTCGCGGAGAAATTGAAAACATATCATAATTTTATTGTCgacaaaaaacaaatgaaaaaccgATACGACTATTTAAAAGCAAAGTATACAGTGTGGTTAAAACTTAAAAACAAAACAGGAAATATATATAATCCCGTAACGAATTCTTTTAACATGATTAATGAAGAATGGGAAGCGGAAGTGAAG TTGAACAAGTATGTAGATAAGCTGAGAAATGCACCCCTCCCTTGCCctgaactttgtacccaactattTGATGGGGCAACCTCGACCGGTGTTCACAATTGGGGGCCATCTTCGACATTACCTCATCCCAATGAAACCTTCAGTACACATGATTTTGAGGATATAGAGATGGATGAGCCAGCACCTCATGCAGATACCCCAAGCTCAACAGTACCTCAACCTACTAGTGAAGAATCATCTGGGCGGACAAAAAACAAGGGGGGCAAACGAAATGGTCCTAAAGAAACCACACTTGATGATGAGTTGAAAGAAGTTGGAAAAGAGATTATCAAGGCTGCACAAGCATTCACCGAAGCAAATAATCTTGACAAGGAGATGGATGCTTGTATGGCGCAGTTGACAAGCTTGGAGTGGGGAGAATATGATCTGAAATACACCACTGCTTTTATGTTATTTGCTGAAAGTGCTGGTAATAGGAAAATTTGGTTGCGCCTTAACTTGTCAACTTGTGAGTCGTGGGTAACAAATGCGGGAAGAAAGTTTGGATTAGTTGGTTGA
- the LOC128133601 gene encoding uncharacterized protein LOC128133601 isoform X1 produces the protein MTDKRIRVSWKSELVDKTFLEACIQELTSNGREGSGLKASSWVVVAEKLKTYHNFIVDKKQMKNRYDYLKAKYTVWLKLKNKTGNIYNPVTNSFNMINEEWEAEVKVHLYIFFKVDYTLIIFIKFVKQLNKYVDKLRNAPLPCPELCTQLFDGATSTGVHNWGPSSTLPHPNETFSTHDFEDIEMDEPAPHADTPSSTVPQPTSEESSGRTKNKGGKRNGPKETTLDDELKEVGKEIIKAAQAFTEANNLDKEMDACMAQLTSLEWGEYDLKYTTAFMLFAESAGNRKIWLRLNLSTCESWVTNAGRKFGLVG, from the coding sequence ATGACAGATAAAAGAATTAGGGTTAGTTGGAAGTCGGAATTGGTGGACAAAACTTTTTTGGAAGCATGTATACAAGAATTAACAAGCAATGGTCGGGAGGGTAGTGGACTAAAAGCAAGCTCATGGGTTGTGGTCGCGGAGAAATTGAAAACATATCATAATTTTATTGTCgacaaaaaacaaatgaaaaaccgATACGACTATTTAAAAGCAAAGTATACAGTGTGGTTAAAACTTAAAAACAAAACAGGAAATATATATAATCCCGTAACGAATTCTTTTAACATGATTAATGAAGAATGGGAAGCGGAAGTGAAGGtacatttatacatattttttaaagtagattatactttaataatatttattaaatttgtcAAACAGTTGAACAAGTATGTAGATAAGCTGAGAAATGCACCCCTCCCTTGCCctgaactttgtacccaactattTGATGGGGCAACCTCGACCGGTGTTCACAATTGGGGGCCATCTTCGACATTACCTCATCCCAATGAAACCTTCAGTACACATGATTTTGAGGATATAGAGATGGATGAGCCAGCACCTCATGCAGATACCCCAAGCTCAACAGTACCTCAACCTACTAGTGAAGAATCATCTGGGCGGACAAAAAACAAGGGGGGCAAACGAAATGGTCCTAAAGAAACCACACTTGATGATGAGTTGAAAGAAGTTGGAAAAGAGATTATCAAGGCTGCACAAGCATTCACCGAAGCAAATAATCTTGACAAGGAGATGGATGCTTGTATGGCGCAGTTGACAAGCTTGGAGTGGGGAGAATATGATCTGAAATACACCACTGCTTTTATGTTATTTGCTGAAAGTGCTGGTAATAGGAAAATTTGGTTGCGCCTTAACTTGTCAACTTGTGAGTCGTGGGTAACAAATGCGGGAAGAAAGTTTGGATTAGTTGGTTGA